Below is a window of Mus caroli chromosome 2, CAROLI_EIJ_v1.1, whole genome shotgun sequence DNA.
TGTCCTCTCCAATAGGAATTTAGCTATTAGTTTCTGATTGCCTGATGGTCCTTGTACACAGCCACATATCTCAGCTTCTTCATGATGGGGGGCCAGCCCAGCATGTGCTGGTCCCACAAATACTCTGGGGATAGCACCTTTGTAGGCTTATGGTAAAGCAGGTATTTGTTCAAATAGCTCTCATCATGCCACACAGGCTCAATGCCGTTGGCCTTGTCCTCCACCATAGCTTCATGGCAGGCCTTGGTGGTATGGTACACTTCTAGCACTGAGCCCCCAAAGAAGGCTCCCCCGTAGTAAAAGTCACCCTTGTCCCAGGGGATGTAGGCCTGGGACTGTGGCCGGCGCTCATAGGTAAAGGCCTCTCGGCTCTTACTGTAGAAGCCAGGGTGCAGGGTGCCAAAGAATGTTGAGAGAATCTCCACTCCCACATGGTCACTGAACTTCATGTCCACATCTGCACACACCAGGTAATCCACCTCACGGAGAAAGCGTTGCTCTGAGAAGTAGCTGATCATCTCCATCCTGTGCATGGACACATCCTGCCATCGAGTATAGTTGCGCACAGTTAGCACCACCAGTTGCCGTCC
It encodes the following:
- the Abo gene encoding histo-blood group ABO system transferase isoform X3; its protein translation is MNLRGRPKCNFLHLGILPFVVFVLVFFGYLFLSFRSQNLGHPGAVTRNVYLQPRVLKPTREDVLVLTPWLAPIIWEGTFNIDILNEQFRIRNTTIGLTVFAIKKYVVFLKRFLETAEQHFMVGHKVIYYVFTDHPADVPQVILGAGRQLVVLTVRNYTRWQDVSMHRMEMISYFSEQRFLREVDYLVCADVDMKFSDHVGVEILSTFFGTLHPGFYSKSREAFTYERRPQSQAYIPWDKGDFYYGGAFFGGSVLEVYHTTKACHEAMVEDKANGIEPVWHDESYLNKYLLYHKPTKVLSPEYLWDQHMLGWPPIMKKLRYVAVYKDHQAIRN
- the Abo gene encoding histo-blood group ABO system transferase isoform X2, which translates into the protein MPGQIRSLPEFFPIHRCSELCFISPGGRPKCNFLHLGILPFVVFVLVFFGYLFLSFRSQNLGHPGAVTRNVYLQPRVLKPTREDVLVLTPWLAPIIWEGTFNIDILNEQFRIRNTTIGLTVFAIKKYVVFLKRFLETAEQHFMVGHKVIYYVFTDHPADVPQVILGAGRQLVVLTVRNYTRWQDVSMHRMEMISYFSEQRFLREVDYLVCADVDMKFSDHVGVEILSTFFGTLHPGFYSKSREAFTYERRPQSQAYIPWDKGDFYYGGAFFGGSVLEVYHTTKACHEAMVEDKANGIEPVWHDESYLNKYLLYHKPTKVLSPEYLWDQHMLGWPPIMKKLRYVAVYKDHQAIRN